One Campylobacter sputorum subsp. sputorum DNA segment encodes these proteins:
- the hemC gene encoding hydroxymethylbilane synthase, with protein MKKLIIATRGSALAMWQSEFIQSEIKKTHGMEVELLSMKTKGDVILDSPLAKIGGKGLFTKELEESMIRGESHIAVHSLKDVPIVFPDGLLLGAISKREDVRDAFVSENFKNLQELPKGSRIGTTSLRRRMQLLMIRPDLNIISLRGNVNTRLKKLKEGRFDAIILAVAGIKRLNLNKEIKFVTPFELDEMIPAMGQGALGIEAKNSNDILDIISFINDEKSHIETTIERDFVTMLNGGCQVPIGINANLKGDDVKIRAVLGLPDGSKFLKETLIVNKDKYKTIGKELATKFIEKGAKELLKEAEVMAEKLQSENIY; from the coding sequence ATGAAAAAATTAATCATAGCAACAAGAGGAAGTGCCTTAGCAATGTGGCAAAGCGAGTTTATACAAAGTGAGATTAAAAAAACTCATGGCATGGAAGTTGAACTTTTAAGTATGAAAACAAAAGGCGATGTTATATTAGATTCCCCTCTTGCAAAAATTGGCGGCAAAGGACTTTTTACAAAAGAGCTAGAAGAAAGCATGATTAGAGGCGAAAGTCATATAGCTGTGCATAGTTTAAAAGATGTTCCCATTGTTTTTCCAGATGGTCTTTTACTTGGTGCAATTAGCAAAAGAGAAGATGTTAGAGATGCTTTTGTTAGCGAAAATTTCAAAAATTTACAAGAACTGCCAAAAGGCTCTAGAATTGGAACAACAAGCCTTAGAAGAAGAATGCAACTTCTTATGATTCGCCCTGATTTAAATATAATCTCACTTAGAGGCAATGTAAATACCCGCTTAAAAAAGCTAAAAGAAGGTCGTTTTGATGCAATCATACTAGCCGTTGCTGGTATAAAACGACTTAATCTTAACAAAGAAATAAAATTTGTTACACCATTTGAACTTGATGAAATGATCCCTGCTATGGGACAAGGTGCCCTAGGAATAGAGGCTAAAAACTCTAATGATATCTTAGACATAATTAGCTTTATAAATGATGAAAAATCTCACATAGAAACAACTATAGAACGCGATTTTGTTACTATGTTAAACGGTGGCTGTCAAGTTCCAATAGGTATAAATGCAAATTTAAAAGGTGATGATGTAAAAATAAGGGCTGTTTTGGGATTACCTGATGGAAGCAAGTTTTTAAAAGAAACTTTGATTGTTAATAAAGATAAATACAAAACTATAGGTAAAGAATTAGCTACTAAATTTATAGAAAAAGGTGCAAAAGAGCTTTTAAAAGAAGCTGAAGTAATGGCTGAAAAACTACAATCAGAGAATATTTACTAA
- a CDS encoding FxsA family protein, which translates to MQKTLAFIYIFIEIFIIYAFIDEYGFLKFLLEIIISAVIGLMLMFKFGFINMANLSSPMQMISNFGISIGGFLLMLPGLMCDIVGLCVIIFSVFANKKIDKNYNFKKDNTNEDIIDVEVIDEDKK; encoded by the coding sequence ATGCAAAAAACATTAGCTTTTATTTATATTTTTATCGAAATTTTTATAATTTATGCATTTATAGATGAATATGGATTTTTGAAATTCTTACTAGAAATTATAATAAGTGCAGTCATTGGCTTAATGCTTATGTTTAAATTTGGATTTATAAATATGGCAAATTTAAGCTCTCCTATGCAAATGATAAGCAATTTTGGTATAAGCATTGGCGGATTTTTATTAATGTTGCCTGGGTTAATGTGCGATATAGTTGGTTTATGCGTTATAATATTTTCAGTTTTTGCAAATAAAAAGATTGATAAAAATTATAATTTTAAAAAAGATAATACAAACGAAGATATCATAGATGTTGAAGTGATAGATGAGGATAAAAAATGA
- a CDS encoding proline--tRNA ligase, producing the protein MKFSKLYAPTTKEAPKDATLPSHIFLLRAGFIGQIGSGLYNFLPLAQMVINNIKNIIKEEMDEAGALEITMSMVTPAELWKQSGRYSYYGKELLRFKDRKENEFVLSPTNEESVVNIVKNNITSYKQLPLHLYQINTKFRDEARPRFGLLRGREFIMCDGYSFHASKEDMKREFDLMEKTYSNIFTRLGLNYRAVDADSGAIGGSGSKEFMVLADNGEDDILVCDNCKYAANIEAAKRKPLQTTADMPEAQMSKFYTPNLKTIDKIANFFKVDKFFTIKAVIKKAIYENDSKIVVLFVRGCDEVQEKKAQNACNAIELVDASEEDILKAGLVPGFCGPVGLKNVDFYIDSELKNAKQMICGANEKDYHIIGLNIVNFNDDRFKDLIAVKQGDICPHCGGKLHITKGIEVGHIFQLGDKYSSAMNATFLDINGKAQPFYMGCYGIGVSRLVAVIIEANHDEKGCIWNEQTSPFKLEIIISNLKDNSQVDFANQIYKNCKSLDIQTLLDDRNERFGVKMSEFELMGFPYALLIGKSLNEGNVELIERKTLNKTIIKKDEILDKLKEILCKKH; encoded by the coding sequence GTGAAATTTAGCAAACTCTACGCACCTACTACAAAAGAAGCGCCAAAAGATGCAACTCTTCCTAGCCATATATTTTTATTAAGAGCTGGATTTATAGGACAAATTGGAAGCGGGCTTTATAACTTTTTGCCACTTGCTCAAATGGTAATAAATAACATCAAAAATATTATAAAAGAAGAGATGGATGAAGCTGGAGCCTTAGAAATAACTATGAGCATGGTTACACCAGCCGAACTTTGGAAGCAAAGCGGTAGATATAGTTATTATGGCAAAGAACTTTTAAGATTTAAAGATAGAAAAGAAAACGAATTTGTTCTAAGCCCAACAAACGAAGAAAGTGTTGTAAATATTGTAAAAAATAACATTACAAGTTACAAACAACTTCCACTACATCTTTATCAAATAAATACAAAATTTAGAGATGAGGCAAGACCTAGATTTGGGTTACTAAGAGGTAGAGAATTTATAATGTGTGATGGATATAGCTTTCATGCTTCAAAAGAAGATATGAAACGAGAGTTTGATCTTATGGAAAAAACATACTCAAATATCTTTACTAGACTTGGATTAAATTACAGAGCAGTTGATGCAGATAGCGGTGCAATTGGTGGAAGCGGAAGTAAAGAATTTATGGTATTAGCAGATAATGGCGAAGATGATATTTTGGTTTGCGATAATTGCAAATACGCAGCAAACATAGAAGCCGCAAAAAGAAAACCATTACAAACAACAGCAGACATGCCAGAAGCACAAATGAGTAAATTTTATACCCCAAATTTAAAAACAATAGATAAAATAGCAAATTTCTTTAAAGTTGATAAATTTTTTACGATAAAAGCTGTGATAAAAAAAGCTATTTACGAAAACGATAGCAAAATAGTGGTTTTATTTGTAAGAGGATGTGATGAAGTTCAAGAAAAGAAGGCACAAAACGCTTGTAACGCAATAGAACTCGTTGATGCTAGTGAGGAAGATATTTTAAAAGCGGGATTGGTTCCTGGATTTTGTGGTCCAGTTGGTTTAAAAAATGTAGATTTTTACATAGATAGTGAACTAAAAAATGCAAAACAAATGATTTGCGGTGCTAACGAAAAAGACTATCATATAATTGGTTTAAATATTGTAAATTTTAATGACGATAGATTCAAAGACCTAATAGCTGTAAAACAAGGAGATATATGTCCTCATTGCGGAGGCAAATTACACATCACAAAAGGTATAGAAGTTGGACACATTTTTCAACTTGGAGATAAATACTCAAGTGCAATGAATGCAACCTTTTTAGATATAAACGGAAAAGCACAGCCTTTTTATATGGGGTGTTATGGCATAGGCGTAAGTCGTTTAGTAGCCGTTATAATAGAAGCAAATCATGATGAAAAAGGTTGTATTTGGAACGAGCAAACTTCTCCTTTTAAACTAGAGATAATCATATCAAATTTAAAAGATAACTCTCAAGTAGATTTTGCAAACCAAATTTATAAAAACTGCAAAAGCCTAGACATACAAACACTTCTTGATGATAGAAACGAAAGATTTGGCGTTAAAATGAGTGAATTTGAACTTATGGGATTTCCATATGCCCTACTCATAGGCAAAAGCTTAAATGAAGGCAATGTAGAGCTAATAGAGAGAAAAACACTCAATAAAACTATAATCAAAAAAGATGAAATTTTAGACAAATTAAAAGAGATATTATGCAAAAAACATTAG
- the hemA gene encoding glutamyl-tRNA reductase, with protein MHYMSISFTHKNTDICVREKLSFSDNENKRKFLQNICSSKYISEAMVLSTCNRVEIFTRSLEHKEAEDLILSQLHQSSGIDLEELTTRADIYEDEGSIHHLFSVASSLDSLVIGETQIVGQLKDAFIFAYENGFAKLNISRAMHYAFKCAASIRNSTDISKNHISVSSVAVAKAKEIFGSIENIEALIVGAGEMSRLAGKHLVASGAKVTIINRSLENAKDLADELGINASYDSISKLAQYINKNKIIFSATGSSNPVITDDMLENKDFDRYFFDIAVPRDIDITPTDKIHIFAVDDLDEIVKKNTTIREEQAQIAYALVGDMTNEFFKWIQSLSSTPIIKALRFKAKEVAENEIQKAIKKGYLKNSDKEEARKLVHQVFKAFLHTPSVNLKDLGNKVEADAIIRSVQYIFDIQDKFKEFNFYKCEYEWEKDSEI; from the coding sequence ATGCATTATATGAGTATTAGTTTCACGCACAAAAATACAGATATTTGTGTTCGTGAAAAACTTTCTTTTTCAGATAATGAAAATAAAAGAAAATTTCTACAAAACATCTGTTCTAGCAAATATATAAGCGAAGCTATGGTGCTAAGTACCTGTAACAGAGTTGAGATTTTTACCAGAAGCTTAGAACATAAAGAAGCAGAAGATCTTATACTCTCACAACTTCATCAATCAAGCGGTATTGATTTAGAAGAGCTTACAACCAGAGCCGATATTTATGAAGATGAAGGATCAATACATCATCTTTTTTCAGTTGCAAGCTCACTTGATAGTTTAGTCATAGGCGAAACACAAATAGTTGGGCAACTTAAAGATGCCTTTATTTTTGCATATGAAAATGGTTTTGCAAAACTAAACATAAGTAGAGCTATGCACTATGCTTTTAAATGTGCAGCAAGTATAAGAAACTCAACTGATATATCTAAAAATCATATATCTGTTTCAAGCGTGGCTGTAGCAAAAGCCAAAGAAATTTTTGGCTCAATTGAAAATATAGAAGCTTTGATTGTCGGTGCTGGCGAAATGAGTAGGCTTGCTGGCAAACATCTAGTAGCAAGCGGAGCTAAAGTTACTATAATAAATAGAAGTTTAGAAAATGCAAAAGATTTAGCAGATGAACTTGGTATAAATGCGTCATATGATTCTATTTCAAAACTAGCACAATACATAAATAAAAACAAAATTATATTTAGTGCAACAGGGTCTTCAAATCCCGTAATAACAGACGATATGCTAGAAAATAAGGATTTTGATAGATACTTTTTTGACATAGCTGTTCCAAGAGATATTGATATAACTCCAACTGATAAAATTCATATTTTTGCTGTTGATGATTTAGATGAGATTGTCAAAAAAAACACAACCATAAGAGAAGAACAAGCACAAATTGCATACGCCTTAGTAGGAGATATGACAAATGAGTTTTTTAAATGGATACAAAGTTTATCATCAACTCCTATAATTAAAGCTTTAAGATTTAAAGCAAAAGAAGTAGCAGAAAATGAGATACAAAAAGCTATCAAAAAAGGCTACTTAAAAAATTCAGATAAAGAAGAAGCAAGAAAGCTAGTTCACCAAGTTTTTAAGGCTTTTTTACATACACCTAGTGTAAATTTAAAAGATTTGGGAAACAAGGTAGAAGCTGATGCTATAATTAGATCAGTTCAATACATATTTGATATACAAGATAAATTTAAAGAATTTAATTTTTACAAATGCGAATACGAATGGGAGAAAGATAGTGAAATTTAG
- a CDS encoding polyprenyl synthetase family protein has translation MDKIDTIITNMIKELDYEPLNEMFANINSGKKLRSKLLLKIATENENSLKLCAIIELIHAASLLHDDVIDESYTRRGKASINAIYGAKNAIMLGDILYSKGYFELSKFDNFISQNISNAVSLLSIGEIMDVSMGEEFNQSKQKYLKMIYYKTAVLIEATAKCGAYLGKFDIDDFAKYGKNLGIAFQIIDDILDVTQDSKTLGKPALNDYKEGKTTLPYIYLYEKLNDKDKKYLISLFKKDLKDEEQSWIKENLAKFNIIEKCLNVAKNYGNDAINSVKKYNIEDLENIVKSMIDRTF, from the coding sequence ATGGATAAAATAGATACCATAATTACAAATATGATAAAAGAGCTTGATTATGAGCCATTAAATGAAATGTTTGCAAACATAAACTCAGGCAAAAAACTAAGATCAAAACTTCTTTTAAAAATAGCCACAGAAAATGAAAATTCATTAAAGTTATGTGCTATCATAGAACTAATTCACGCAGCTAGCCTTTTGCACGATGATGTAATAGACGAAAGCTATACAAGGCGTGGAAAAGCTAGTATAAATGCAATTTATGGTGCTAAAAATGCAATAATGCTTGGAGATATTTTATATTCAAAAGGATATTTTGAACTTAGCAAATTTGATAATTTTATATCTCAAAATATATCAAACGCCGTTAGCTTGCTTAGTATAGGCGAGATAATGGATGTATCTATGGGAGAAGAATTTAATCAAAGCAAACAAAAATATCTAAAAATGATTTATTATAAAACTGCAGTTTTAATAGAAGCAACAGCTAAATGCGGGGCATATCTAGGAAAATTTGATATAGATGATTTCGCAAAATATGGCAAAAATTTAGGTATTGCTTTTCAAATTATTGATGATATACTAGATGTAACACAAGATTCAAAAACACTTGGAAAACCTGCTTTAAATGACTATAAAGAAGGAAAAACCACACTTCCTTACATATATCTTTATGAAAAACTCAATGATAAAGATAAAAAATATCTTATTTCTTTATTTAAAAAAGATTTAAAAGATGAAGAACAAAGCTGGATAAAAGAAAATTTGGCTAAATTTAACATTATAGAAAAATGCTTAAATGTAGCAAAAAATTATGGAAATGATGCTATAAATTCGGTTAAAAAATACAATATAGAAGATCTTGAAAATATAGTAAAAAGTATGATAGATAGGACATTTTAA
- a CDS encoding DUF2018 family protein, which translates to MNENDLFCGDLREKFFDILFHATRNSVEDEIQNLLKKYIAMEHLLEQNGIDLKQVDLFEYENAKILDEKLQNMYMHLSSEILTKSI; encoded by the coding sequence ATGAATGAAAATGATCTTTTTTGCGGAGATTTAAGAGAAAAGTTTTTTGATATTTTATTTCATGCAACACGAAATAGTGTTGAAGATGAAATACAAAATTTACTTAAAAAATACATAGCTATGGAGCATTTACTAGAACAAAATGGAATTGATCTAAAACAAGTTGATCTTTTTGAGTATGAAAATGCTAAAATTTTAGATGAAAAGTTACAAAATATGTATATGCATCTAAGTAGTGAAATTTTAACAAAAAGCATATAA
- a CDS encoding HAD family hydrolase, translated as MNTKTIIFDMDGTIIDSSEAICVTINQTRRNIGLKTDLQKEFILKTINSLDKNMIKEFFKLENPTNKMMQDFQKDFDKNYNIYAKKYECVDEILDFCISKKYFVVLASNAPQDSLKAILEKNKIYDKFNFIIGFSKNTPKKPDPTMLNLAKEKGLNNTAVFIGDSIKDEMAAINANMPYINVSWGFGENSTKFKNAKNSNELIKFIEDI; from the coding sequence ATGAATACTAAAACAATTATATTTGATATGGATGGAACAATTATAGATAGCTCAGAAGCTATCTGTGTTACTATAAATCAAACAAGACGAAATATCGGACTAAAAACCGATTTACAAAAAGAATTTATTTTAAAAACAATTAACTCACTAGATAAAAATATGATAAAAGAGTTCTTTAAATTAGAAAATCCAACAAATAAAATGATGCAAGATTTTCAAAAAGATTTTGACAAAAACTACAATATTTATGCTAAAAAATATGAATGTGTTGATGAAATACTTGATTTTTGTATATCTAAGAAATACTTCGTAGTACTTGCAAGTAACGCTCCACAAGATAGTTTAAAAGCAATTTTAGAAAAAAATAAAATATATGATAAATTTAATTTTATCATAGGTTTTAGTAAAAATACACCCAAAAAACCAGATCCAACTATGTTAAATTTAGCCAAAGAAAAAGGTTTAAATAATACAGCAGTTTTTATAGGAGATAGTATAAAAGATGAAATGGCTGCAATAAATGCAAATATGCCTTATATAAATGTTTCATGGGGATTTGGAGAAAATAGCACTAAATTTAAAAATGCTAAGAATTCTAATGAGCTGATAAAATTTATAGAAGATATATAA
- a CDS encoding tetratricopeptide repeat protein → MKKIVFLLSAFAIMLSAANNKANELQTKCDNNDLEACSDLGFLYSEGLEINGDDKKAIELFTKACEGGYARGCAELGVMYEGGFGVQKDTKKAISLYEKACKNEYLKSCNYLGTMYASQKDYDKAKDLFIKSCDKGNAMGCFSIATLYHNAKGFKNDINMAMKYYKKACDLKDEIACVQYENLKEKK, encoded by the coding sequence ATGAAAAAAATAGTTTTTTTACTATCAGCTTTTGCTATTATGTTATCAGCTGCTAATAATAAGGCAAATGAGTTACAAACAAAATGCGATAATAACGATTTAGAAGCTTGTAGCGATCTTGGATTTTTATATAGTGAGGGTTTAGAAATAAATGGTGATGATAAAAAAGCCATAGAACTATTTACAAAAGCTTGCGAAGGTGGTTATGCTAGAGGTTGTGCTGAGCTTGGAGTAATGTATGAAGGCGGTTTTGGCGTTCAAAAAGATACTAAAAAAGCTATCTCTTTGTATGAAAAAGCTTGTAAAAACGAATATCTAAAAAGTTGCAATTACCTTGGGACAATGTATGCATCACAAAAAGATTATGATAAAGCAAAAGATTTATTTATAAAATCTTGTGATAAAGGTAACGCTATGGGATGTTTTAGTATCGCTACGCTTTACCATAATGCAAAAGGCTTTAAAAATGATATAAATATGGCTATGAAGTATTATAAAAAAGCTTGCGATTTAAAAGACGAAATAGCTTGCGTTCAATATGAAAATTTAAAAGAGAAAAAATAA
- a CDS encoding potassium/proton antiporter, with amino-acid sequence MEENLIIIGVLFLASIFFSKISDKYGIPALIVFLCVGMLAGSDGILGLPFDDTKFAALVGNLALIFILFAGGFDTNIKSVAPILKVSIVLATLGVVITAIVLGLFIYLLLGWSLLESFLLGAIISSTDAAAVFAILRSRGIKLKNNLGELLEFESRSNDPMAIFLTMTIIGIISASQTPTAGNIAIELAMQFFIGGVVGYACGCSLPSILNKIQLSSWGFYPILVLGFVCLVFGITTKIGGNGYIAVYVMGIFANRREYVYKKNLVGFFDGVAWIMQIFVFLTLGLLVFPSSLPSVTLMAALIALFLTFVARPISVFIGTIFTKFSIKEKTFISWVGLRGVVPVILSTYPLSANINHAEDMFNIVFVIVFISVLIQGSTISKAATILGVRLEENKKEEVKEPSIKNQIFYQSIRQFSIEEDSKIIGKNLAELELPENFYVVLSVRDGKYIKVTGSYLFKANDLLLIVCKDEDFYTKILKDYGFIA; translated from the coding sequence TTGGAAGAAAACCTAATCATAATCGGCGTACTTTTTTTAGCTAGTATATTTTTTAGCAAAATTTCAGATAAGTATGGAATTCCAGCTCTTATAGTATTTTTATGTGTTGGAATGCTAGCTGGAAGCGATGGTATATTAGGTCTTCCTTTTGATGATACTAAATTTGCAGCTTTAGTTGGAAATTTGGCTCTTATTTTTATACTATTTGCAGGCGGATTTGATACAAATATAAAATCCGTTGCCCCAATACTTAAAGTTTCCATAGTTCTAGCAACTCTTGGAGTTGTTATAACCGCTATTGTATTAGGATTATTCATCTATCTTCTTTTAGGTTGGAGTTTGCTTGAAAGCTTTTTACTTGGTGCCATTATAAGCTCAACTGACGCAGCTGCGGTATTTGCCATACTTAGATCAAGAGGTATAAAACTAAAAAACAATCTTGGTGAGCTTTTAGAATTTGAAAGTAGAAGCAATGATCCAATGGCAATATTTTTAACCATGACTATAATTGGTATTATAAGTGCATCACAAACACCAACTGCAGGAAATATAGCCATAGAACTTGCTATGCAATTTTTTATAGGTGGAGTTGTTGGATATGCTTGTGGATGCTCTTTGCCAAGCATTTTAAACAAAATTCAACTTAGCTCATGGGGATTTTACCCTATTTTGGTTCTCGGATTTGTTTGTTTGGTTTTTGGAATTACTACAAAAATAGGTGGAAATGGCTATATAGCTGTATATGTTATGGGAATTTTTGCAAATAGACGAGAATATGTATATAAAAAGAATTTAGTTGGTTTTTTTGACGGTGTAGCTTGGATAATGCAAATTTTCGTATTTTTAACTCTTGGATTATTAGTTTTTCCAAGTTCTTTACCAAGCGTCACTCTTATGGCGGCACTTATCGCTCTTTTTCTCACTTTTGTCGCAAGACCAATCAGCGTGTTTATAGGCACTATTTTTACTAAATTTAGTATCAAAGAAAAAACATTTATATCGTGGGTTGGACTTAGAGGCGTTGTTCCTGTTATATTATCCACCTATCCTCTTAGTGCAAACATAAATCATGCAGAGGATATGTTTAATATAGTTTTTGTTATAGTCTTCATTTCTGTTTTAATACAAGGTTCTACCATATCAAAAGCTGCTACAATACTTGGCGTAAGATTAGAAGAAAATAAAAAAGAAGAAGTAAAAGAACCTTCCATTAAAAACCAAATTTTTTATCAATCCATTAGGCAATTTTCAATAGAAGAAGATTCTAAAATAATTGGAAAAAACCTAGCCGAGCTGGAATTACCAGAAAATTTCTATGTAGTTCTTTCTGTAAGAGATGGAAAATACATAAAAGTTACAGGATCTTATCTTTTTAAAGCAAATGACTTGCTTTTGATAGTTTGTAAAGATGAAGATTTTTATACAAAAATACTTAAAGATTATGGATTTATAGCGTAG
- a CDS encoding heat shock protein transcriptional repressor HspR: MNTHYDEPVYLISVVAKVLNIHPQTLRQYEKEGLVCPNRTDGKMRLYSERDIDQIKTILRLTRDMGINLAGVDVVLRLKKQMEEMERALDNLNEELQRLNNINKTSNKKSLVKAKNNFDIIFYKDND; this comes from the coding sequence ATGAATACACATTATGACGAACCAGTATATTTAATAAGCGTAGTTGCAAAAGTTTTAAATATCCATCCACAAACTTTAAGACAATACGAAAAAGAAGGGCTTGTTTGTCCAAACAGAACTGATGGCAAGATGCGACTTTATTCAGAAAGAGATATAGATCAAATTAAGACAATTCTGAGATTAACAAGAGACATGGGGATAAATTTAGCAGGCGTTGATGTTGTTTTAAGGCTCAAAAAGCAGATGGAAGAGATGGAAAGAGCTTTAGATAATTTAAATGAAGAATTACAAAGATTAAATAATATAAATAAAACATCTAATAAAAAATCTTTAGTAAAGGCAAAAAATAATTTTGATATAATATTTTACAAAGATAATGACTAA
- a CDS encoding DnaJ C-terminal domain-containing protein: protein MSNSLYETLGVDKSASSEEIKKAYRRLARKYHPDINKDPKAEDKFKEINAAYEILSDESKRKQYDMHGDSMFGGQSFHDFTQNQDLGNLDEILRNIFGGAFGSRSSSGFGGNSFSSFSSYNGFGADLDTQAKIKIPFDVAVMGGEKQINIGGESIKIRIPAGINSGEKLRVKGKGRSIGGQRGDLILNVAVESSSEYERNGDDLTKELNISLKTALFGNKVDVQTYKKPVSIKISPNTKPNQKIRLKGYGVQNRKSGIYGDLYLKVNVVLPDISNLDDNLVELMKEKLPQ from the coding sequence TTGAGTAATAGCTTATATGAAACACTAGGTGTAGATAAATCAGCATCTAGCGAAGAAATAAAAAAAGCATATAGAAGACTTGCTAGAAAATATCATCCAGATATAAATAAAGATCCTAAAGCCGAAGATAAATTTAAAGAAATCAATGCAGCTTATGAAATTTTAAGTGATGAATCCAAAAGAAAACAATACGATATGCATGGGGATTCTATGTTTGGCGGACAAAGTTTCCATGATTTTACACAAAATCAAGATTTGGGAAATTTAGATGAAATTTTAAGAAATATATTTGGCGGTGCCTTTGGCTCAAGAAGTTCTAGCGGATTTGGAGGAAATAGCTTTAGCTCTTTTAGTTCTTATAATGGATTTGGGGCTGATTTAGACACTCAAGCTAAGATAAAAATACCATTTGATGTAGCTGTAATGGGCGGAGAAAAACAGATAAATATAGGTGGCGAAAGCATTAAAATTCGCATTCCTGCTGGCATAAATAGCGGAGAAAAACTCAGGGTAAAAGGAAAAGGTAGAAGCATAGGTGGTCAAAGAGGAGATCTTATACTAAATGTTGCTGTAGAATCTAGTAGCGAGTATGAAAGAAATGGGGATGATTTAACAAAAGAGTTAAATATATCTCTAAAAACTGCACTTTTTGGAAATAAAGTAGATGTTCAAACATACAAAAAACCAGTTAGTATAAAAATATCTCCAAACACAAAACCTAATCAAAAAATAAGATTAAAAGGATATGGGGTGCAAAATAGAAAAAGTGGCATTTATGGGGATTTATATCTAAAAGTAAATGTTGTTTTACCAGATATCTCAAATTTAGATGATAATCTGGTAGAACTTATGAAAGAAAAATTACCACAATAA